Proteins from one Podospora pseudoanserina strain CBS 124.78 chromosome 1, whole genome shotgun sequence genomic window:
- the SFP1 gene encoding Transcriptional regulator of ribosomal biogenesis proteins (COG:D; COG:K; EggNog:ENOG503NZS8), which yields MQHPMSSSLINSTASPEPAEPSGTGQNTLTTLTNNICPNRASPLASASSDSPSSLNNSSSRSPSLTPQPATPKSPASGLFVPAPPKSHFVDIASLPPQDPQNTDFDFLLDCSDDVAASAALSNHAAIPTSNTPGIPDIDMATGSVYDSGLGRSRQDSFVGARPISMTNPNRTRRDSNNIGPGSLMGGMSWGGISLGSFVKDEIMMAGTSPYPTHQSPSFHSSSYMPKLEASFMRDFICCETTWDTLHDLLQHYEEQHTNLTGNSTLGPGFGGNFTRGPASRATSVAPSVRPQQPTQPMHGFQQQRQPGTGASNLGAGGFGMMRQQAAPVAPKVNHMSHLNDEMDAVGDMEMDDAVGHMDMDDSQRIQQTRHLFGQQQRPQLHLNASGLPHQALRTSQPPTPAAQSFGFQNNPTVSSVNTPTLTTHQGLPQRGQQFSQDNAMEEDDDMSGLPMKLNTNNLAPLGGFPFNINNTIDDPAKRLYSPGGSSAQMTSQQRAMEQQLQMQQQVQQQLVSMNLDYSQLPPGMDPTTLLQHFTALMMPPPEEHKPFKCPVIGCEKAYKNQNGLKYHKTHGHSTQQLHENGDGTFSIVNPETHAPYPGTLGMEKEKPFKCEVCGKRYKNLNGLKYHKQHSPPCDPELRAQQQNLFSSMMQNPAGFMAIQQNLPNINEDNTH from the exons ATGCAACATCCCATGTCGAGTTCACTCATCAATTCCACAGCGAGCCCCGAGCCTGCGGAGCCATCGGGGACTGGCCAAAATACTCTCACAACTCTCACTAATAATATTTGTCCCAATCGCGCATCACCTTTGGCCTCTGCCTCCAGTGATTCGCCTTCCTCTCTCAACAATTCGTCGTCACGTTCACCATCTTTGACGCCTCAGCCGGCCACTCCCAAATCCCCTGCCTCTGGCCTTTTTGTCCCCGCGCCCCCAAAGTCGCATTTCGTTGACATCGCATCGCTCCCGCCTCAAGATCCCCAGAATACCGATTTTGATTTTCTGCTCGATTGCAGCGACGACGTCGCCGCCTCTGCTGCCCTGTCCAACCACGCAGCGATACCAACAAGCAACACGCCAGGTATACCAGATATCGACATGGCGACCGGCTCCGTCTACGACTCAGGCCTCGGCCGCAGTCGACAGGACTCGTTTGTCGGCGCAAGGCCCATCTCCATGACCAACCCCAATCGCACTCGCCGGGACTCGAATAACATCGGACCCGGCAGTCTGATGGGTGGTATGAGCTGGGGTGGTATCTCTTTGGGGAGTTTTGTCAAGGACGA GATAATGATGGCCGGCACTTCTCCATATCCGACACATCAGTCACCATCGTTCCACTCATCGTCCTATATGCCCAAGCTGGAAGCATCCTTTATGCGCGACTTTATCTGCTGCGAGACGACGTGGGATACCCTTCATGATCTGCTCCAGCATTATGAAGAGCAGCATACTAACCTCACGGGAAACTCCACGTTGGGGCCTGGGTTCGGCGGGAACTTCACGCGTGGTCCTGCCAGTCGTGCAACTTCTGTTGCACCTTCAGTCAgaccacagcagccaacacaACCGATGCATGGGTTCCAGCAACAGCGCCAGCCTGGTACTGGCGCCAGCAACCTGGGCGCTGGTGGATTCGGTATGATGCGACAGCAGGCGGCTCCGGTCGCACCCAAGGTCAACCACATGTCTCACCTCAACGACGAGATGGATGCAGTTGGCGACATGGAAATGGATGATGCTGTCGGGCACATGGATATGGACGACAGCCAACGCATACAGCAGACCCGTCACCTCTTtggtcagcagcagcgaccCCAGCTTCATCTTAATGCCTCGGGGCTTCCTCATCAAGCGTTGCGCACTTCGCAgcctccaacaccagctGCTCAGAGCTTTGGATTCCAGAACAATCCTACCGTCTCTTCGGTCAACACACCAACACTGACGACTCACCAAGGCCTGCCCCAGCGCGGACAACAGTTCTCACAAGATAACGCtatggaggaggatgatgatatgtCAGGCCTGCCCATGAAGCTTAACACCAACAACTTGGCGCCTCTAGGCGGTTTTCCGTTCaatatcaacaacaccatcgacgACCCTGCGAAGCGCCTTTACAGTCCCGGGGGTTCTTCGGCTCAGATGACCAGCCAGCAACGAGCCATGGAACAGCAGTTGCAAATGCAGCAGCAAGTGCAGCAGCAGTTGGTAAGCATGAATCTTGACTACAGCCAACTGCCACCGGGCATGGATCCAACCACGCTTCTTCAGCACTTCACTGCGCTGATGATGCCACCACCCGAAGAGCACAAGCCGTTCAAGTGCCCCGTCATCGGCTGTGAGAAAGCCTACAAGAACCAAAACGGCTTGAA GTATCACAAGACACATGGGCATTCGACCCAGCAGCTCCACGAGAATGGCGACGGCACATTCTCCATCGTCAATCCTGAGACTCATGCGCCCTATCCAGGCACCCTGGGTATGGAAAAGGAGAAACCCTTCAAGTGCGAAGTCTGCGGCAAGCGGTACAAGAACCTGAACGGTCTAAAATAC CACAAGCAACACTCCCCACCGTGCGACCCGGAACTTCGAGCTCAGCAGCAGAACCTCTTTTCCAGCATGATGCAGAATCCCGCAGGATTTATGGCCATACAGCAAAACCTTCCCAATATCAACGAAGACAACACTCATTAA
- the ERG11 gene encoding Lanosterol 14-alpha-demethylase (EggNog:ENOG503NW9W; COG:Q), whose protein sequence is MGFLQDVAGPLLEGFSTLGLASQIGVATATFVVVAVVLNVLKQVLFKSPNEPPMVFHWFPIIGSTITYGMDPPKFFHENRKKHGDCFTFILLGKKTTVYVGPEGNNFILNGKIRDVNAEEIYTVLTTPVFGKDVVYDCPNAKLMEQKKFMKIALTTEAFRSYVPIISDEVTSYLKRTPDFKGQSGVVNICPKMAQITIFTASHALQGKEIRDQFDEKLADLYHDLDMGFSPINFMLHWAPLPWNNRRDHAQRTVAKIYMDTMKRRRARGDDGQKDMMQHLMNSTYKNGTKVPDHEIAHMMIALLMAGQHSSSSTSSWIMCRLASRPDVMEALYQEQIDNLGKDLPPLKYEDLAKLPLNQAIVKETLRLHAPIHSIMRAVKSPMPVPGTKYVIPTDHVLLAAPGVSATDSQYFPEPDKWEPARWQKDHPLAPSMVRNEDEINEEEEEKIDYGYGLVSKGSASPYLPFGAGRHRCIGEHFANVQLQTITAEIVRAFKFRNVDGSDKVIGTDYASLFSRPLEPANIYWERRN, encoded by the exons ATGGGTTTCCTCCAGGATGTCGCGGGCCCTCTGCTCGAGGGCTTCTCGACGCTGGGACTGGCATCGCAAATCGGTGTCGCGACGGCCACCTTTGTGGTCGTGGCTGTCGTCCTCAATGTGCTCAAGCAGGTGCTGTTCAAGAGCCCCAACGAGCCACCGATGGTGTTCCACTGGTTCCCCATCATTGGAAGCACCATCACCTACGGCATGGATCCCCCCAAGTTCTTCCACGAGAACAGAAAGAAG CACGGCGACTGCTTCACCTTCATCCTTCTCGGCAAGAAGACCACCGTCTACGTCGGCCCCGAGGGCAACAACTTCATTCTCAACGGCAAGATTCGCGATGTGAATGCTGAGGAGATCTACACCGTTCTCACTACCCCTGTTTTCGGCAAGGATGTTGTCTACGACTGCCCCAATGCGAAGCTGatggagcagaagaag TTCATGAAGATTGCCCTCACCACCGAAGCTTTCCGCTCCTAtgtccccatcatctccgaCGAGGTTACCAGCTACCTCAAGCGTACCCCCGACTTCAAGGGCCAGTCTGGCGTTGTCAACATCTGCCCCAAGATGGCTCAgatcaccatcttcaccgccTCTCACGCGCTCCAGGGCAAGGAGATCCGCGACCAGTTCGACGAGAAGCTTGCCGACCTCTACCACGACTTGGATATGGGCTTTTCTCCCATCAACTTTATGCTTCACTGGGCTCCCCTCCCCTGGAACAACCGCCGTGATCACGCCCAGCGAACTGTCGCCAAGATCTACATGGACACAATGAAGCGCCGTCGCGCTcgcggcgatgatggccagAAGGATATGATGCAGCATCTCATGAACTCCACCTACAAGAACGGCACCAAGGTTCCCGATCACGAAATCGCCCACATGATGATTGCCTTGTTGATGGCCGGCCAGcactcttcttcgtccaccagctcctggaTCATGTGCCGTCTCGCCTCCAGACCTGATGTTATGGAAGCTCTCTACCAGGAACAGATCGACAACCTTGGCAAGGATCTTCCCCCCCTCAAGTACGAGGATCTCGCCAAGCTCCCTCTCAACCAGGCCATCGTCAAGGAGACTCTCCGCCTCCACGCCCCTATCCACTCCATCATGCGCGCCGTCAAGTCTCCCATGCCCGTCCCCGGCACCAAGTATGTCATCCCTACCGACcacgtcctcctcgccgcccccgGTGTCTCCGCGACCGACTCTCAGTACTTCCCCGAGCCCGACAAGTGGGAGCCCGCGCGCTGGCAAAAGGATCACCCTCTGGCCCCTAGTATGGTTCGCAATGAGGATGAGATcaacgaggaagaggaagagaagatcGATTACGGCTATGGTCTCGTCAGCAAGGGCTCCGCGTCTCCTTACCTTCCCTTCGGTGCCGGTAGACATCGTTGCATTGGCGAGCACTTTGCCAATGTGCAGCTTCAGACCATCACCGCTGAGATTGTCCGCGCTTTCAAGTTCAGAAACGTGGATGGCAGCGACAAGGTGATTGGCACAGATTATGCCTCTCTCTTCTCGAGACCATTGGAGCCAGCGAACATTTACTGGGAGAGGAGAAATTAG
- a CDS encoding hypothetical protein (EggNog:ENOG503P035) yields the protein MTSTNFTGRVPPPEILQLSSAGHGEQHAGVDRDEQNAAPNAGLQDGGLLYSKRRTAHAKAILPPRINLRRAASYNVAEKGPLSSTSSRFSFNHLVFSPPPSPGLPSLSPPKKPPQRKLILGVRPIRLIRYTIRILSILAVFWISLEVLTYLFGPEIPIPADNTRLSVPEKPIVAPPKRSDGVEMVSQKGAPDFATPIVITDHRGKAKWTVSIPPGTPFPLSQKGYADMCGRCEQVAARAVELRSQGSGLPQVSLSFGAEAPDHDFIDVQEAEKAGYLPKRGAGGTNTGKPVCKKSLTFVLESGEAGLGKTLMMLWIAYGLAEKEGRGFFIDDTRWAYGEYSDIFEAPPAQDCSPPPDHERLPCPPQARHLVVSAANAHEVFANLLPPSAEGIFSSSSPPLEPLDSSLLKKQFALARSGFRALFHLNAGDARHVDTRTRKLLAKRLVPKTKGTQSGLAIGLHIRRGDRHPFEPQYRRSYLPVNVYTDFAQEIIASKFNSSGSIFHDTAEENRLAREHSFMILASDDPLVYDSEEVKDNLNGKRVVRAQDRIKLASKHELLPKGGKEEELDRNVMHKFVDEAFGWEGGFYAGMFWNLGVPTANNGKKEEKGVGAESLRLRSLVGRAYMMDLAVLAEASDVVVCTVSSLGCRLLGVMMGEGSVKGGRWVNVDGGLGWLGLH from the exons ATGACTTCGACGAATTTCACCGGTCGGGTACCCCCACCAGAAATCCTTCAGCTCTCCTCTGCCGGACACGGAGAGCAGCACGCCGGTGTCGACAGAGACGAACAAAACGCCGCTCCAAACGCTGGGCTTCAGGACGGCGGCTTATTGTATTCCAAACG TAGAACGGCGCATGCCAAAGCCATCTTGCCGCCCCGTATCAACCTTCGACGAGCAGCCTCGTACAATGTCGCCGAAAAGGGCCCTCtatcatccacatcctctCGCTTCAGCTTCAACCACTTGGtattctcaccaccaccatctccaggcCTTCCGTCACTCTCCCCACCGAAAAAGCCCCCCCAGAGGAAACTGATCCTAGGCGTACGCCCAATACGACTCATACGATATACGATCCGGATTTTGAGCATTCTTGCTGTCTTTTGGATCTCGCTCGAGGTTCTTACCTACCTCTTTGGACCGGAAATACCGATACCGGCTGATAACACACGACTGTCAGTCCCCGAGAAGCCGATAGTAGCACCGCCAAAACGAAGCGATGGAGTTGAGATGGTATCGCAGAAGGGGGCGCCAGATTTCGCTACGCCTATCGTCATCACCGACCATCGAGGTAAGGCGAAATGGACAGTATCGATACCGCCAGGGACACCGTTTCCACTGTCCCAGAAGGGTTACGCAGACATGTGTGGGAGGTGTGAGCAGGTAGCGGCCAGGGCGGTGGAATTGCGATCTCAGGGGTCCGGGTTGCCGCAGGTCTCACTCAGCTTCGGGGCAGAGGCACCCGATCACGACTTCATTGACGTTCAAGAAGCTGAGAAAGCTGGTTATTTGCCAAAgaggggagcgggaggaaCAAACACGGGGAAGCCTGTCTGCAAGAAGAGCCTCACTTTTGTTCTCGAGTCCGGCGAGGCTGGCCTGGGAAAAACGCTCATGATGCTCTGGATCGCATATGGTCTCgccgaaaaagaaggccgTGGTTTCTTCATCGACGACACGAGATGGGCATACGGAGAGTACTCCGACATCTTTGAAGCGCCGCCCGCGCAAGACTGCTCCCCACCTCCTGACCATGAACGACTCCCCTGCCCACCTCAGGCACGTCACCTGGTCGTCTCAGCTGCCAACGCCCACGAAGTCTttgccaacctcctccctccttcagCAGAGGGAatcttctccagctcttccccacccctcGAACCACTCgattcctccctcctcaagaagCAATTCGCGCTCGCTCGCTCCGGGTTCAGAGCCCTCTTTCACCTCAACGCCGGAGACGCCCGCCACGTCGATACTCGCACCCGCAAGCTCCTCGCCAAGCGTCTCGTGCCCAAAACCAAGGGCACACAATCTGGTCTTGCCATCGGCCTTCACATCCGCCGCGGCGACCGCCACCCGTTTGAACCCCAATACAGGCGCTCGTACCTTCCTGTGAACGTCTACACCGACTTTGCGCAGGAGATCATCGCCTCCAAGTTCAACTCGTCCGGCAGCATCTTCCACGACACGGCAGAAGAAAACCGGCTTGCGCGTGAACACTCGTTCATGATCCTCGCGTCTGACGACCCGCTTGTGTATGACTCTGAGGAAGTGAAGGACAACCTCAAcgggaagagggtggtgagagcgCAGGATAGGATCAAGCTCGCTTCCAAGCATGAGCTGCTCCccaagggggggaaggaagaggagctggatCGGAACGTGATGCACAAGTTTGTGGATGAGGCttttgggtgggagggtgggtttTATGCCGGCATGTTTTGGAATTTGGGGGTGCCGACGGCGAATAatggcaagaaggaggaaaagggggtgggggctGAGTCGCTCCGGCTTAGGAGCTTGGTTGGGAGGGCTTACATGATGGATTTGGCGGTGCTGGCCGAGGCGAGCGATGTGGTGGTTTGCACGGTTAGTAGTTTGGGGTgtaggttgttgggggtgatgatgggggaggggagtgtcaagggggggaggtgggtgaatGTGGATGGGGgcttgggttggttgggtctTCATTGA